The proteins below are encoded in one region of Oncorhynchus masou masou isolate Uvic2021 chromosome 15, UVic_Omas_1.1, whole genome shotgun sequence:
- the api5 gene encoding LOW QUALITY PROTEIN: apoptosis inhibitor 5 (The sequence of the model RefSeq protein was modified relative to this genomic sequence to represent the inferred CDS: inserted 1 base in 1 codon), producing MAVTIEELYRNYGILADAKPEDLSQHKDAYQVILDGVKGGPKEKRLAAQFIPKFFSSFPELADAAINAQLDLCEDEDVSIRRQAIKELPRFAAGENIVRVADILTQLLQTEDSAEFNQVNTALVSIFKMDAKATLGGLFSQILQGEDIVXERAIKFLSIKLKTMPEDAMTKEVEDYIFTETKKVLEDVTGEEFVLLMRILMVLKGLQTMSGRQQLVELVVEQAFLEQALNPADPDTVDRLLQCTRQALPLFSKNVHSTRFVTYFCDHVLPNLSSLTSPVAELDIQLEVLKLLAEMSPFCGDMEKVETNLTMLFEKLLEFMPLPPEAEGENGENTLSDEPKLQFSYVECLLFSFHQLGKKLPDFLIDKINAERLKDFKIRLQYFARGLQVYIRQLRVALQGKTGDALKTEENKIKVVALKITNNINVLIKDLFHNPPSYKSSVTLSWKPVQKAETVALKRPSGEDMGAGSTMKKQLSPLPRRDARQIYNPPSGKYSATIGNFSNEQRGGFRGGRGRGFGGRGRGRIY from the exons ATGGCGGTCACTATCGAGGAGCTGTATCGTAACTATGGGATTCTTGCTGATGCCAAGCCGGAGGATCTGAGCCAG CACAAAGATGCCTATCAGGTGATCCTTGATGGCGTGAAAGGGGGTCCTAAAGAGAAGCGCTTGGCAGCACAGTTCATTCCCAAATTCTTCAGCAGTTTCCCAGAGCTGGCAGATGCAGCAATCAACGCTCAGCTTGACCTGTGTGAGGATGAAGACGTCTCG ATTCGGAGGCAGGCCATCAAAGAGCTCCCCCGTTTCGCAGCCGGGGAGAACATCGTCAGGGTAGCAGATATCCTCACCCAGCTCCTCCAGACAG AAGATTCGGCCGAATTCAACCAAGTGAACACAGCTCTGGTCTCCATCTTCAAGATGGACGCGAAGG CTACACTAGGAGGTCTGTTCTCTCAGATCCTGCAGGGGGAGGACATAG AGGAGAGGGCCATCAAGTTCCTCTCCATCAAGCTGAAGACCATGCCTGAGGACGCCATGACCAAGGAGGTGGAGGACTACATCTTCACCGAGACAAAGAAG GTGCTGGAGGACGTGACTGGGGAAGAGTTTGTGCTGCTGATGCGGATCCTGATGGTGCTGAAGGGCCTGCAGACGATGAGTGGGCGGCAGCAGCTGGTGGAGCTGGTGGTGGAGCAGGCCTTTCTGGAGCAGGCCCTGAACCCTGCTGACCCCGACACTGTGGACCGCCTGCTGCAGTGCACACGCCAAGCCCTGCCCCTCTTCTCT AAAAATGTCCATTCCACCCGCTTCGTCACTTACTTCTGTGACCACGTCCTGCCCAACCTCAGCTCCCTGACCAGTCCCGTGGCAGAGCTGGACATTCAGCTGGAG gtgttgaAGCTGCTTGCTGAGATGAGTCCATTCTGTGGAGACATGGAGAAGGTGGAGACCAACCTCACCATGCTGTTTGAGAAGCTGCTG GAGTTCATGCCGCTGCCTCCAGAGGCGGAGGGTGAGAACGGCGAGAACACACTGAGCGACGAGCCCAAGCTGCAGTTCAGCTACGTGGAGTGTCTCCTCTTCAGCTTCCACCAGCTGGGCAAAAAGCTCCCCGATTTCCTCATTGACAAGATCAATGCAGAGCGCCTCAAAGACTTCAAGATCAG ATTACAGTACTTCGCCAGAGGGCTGCAGGTGTACATTCGCCAGCTGCGAGTTGCCCTGCAAGGCAAGACTGGAGACGCACTGAAGACCGAAGAG AACAAGATCAAAGTGGTGGCTCTGAAGATCACCAACAACATCAACGTTCTGATCAAG GATCTCTTCCACAACCCACCGTCGTACAAGAGCAGTGTCACGCTGTCCTGGAAGCCTGTCCAGAAGGCTGAGACTGTAGC TCTGAAGCGCCCGTCCGGGGAGGATATGGGTGCAGGCAGTACCATGAAGAAGCAGCTGTCCCCCCTGCCCCGGAGGGATGCACGGCAGATCTACAACCCCCCCAGTGGCAAGTACAGCGCCACCATCGGCAACTTCTCTAACG AGCAGCGTGGAGGCTTCAGGGGCGGCCGGGGGAGAGGATTCGGAGGCAGGGGTCGAGGCCGAATCTACTGA